A genomic stretch from Deinococcus cellulosilyticus NBRC 106333 = KACC 11606 includes:
- a CDS encoding ROK family protein — translation MLESFQLPATTLLGEETEVLAPLLWQGAQTRQQLAFAIRHSRSKLGQLLDGLLHAGWVEEMGQRDSVGGRKAALYGLNPACGHHLGVELSSREVRVVLADAALNILEVQTEPTLLTQGPGVVMARIRQIMDGLLKTHHISQDQVLGLSMGVPSPVEKPSGLLVGPNLMPGWEGFSVRDDFSHHYNIPVHVDNTTNLMALGELWHARRQGEGPQFESFLVLNLSSTFGAGMVIAGQLYRGSSGGAGEIAHMPLDPEGPRCHCGQQGCLERMAGAQALLEQATEAGTQGKSRYLHHLLSQQGSLSLQDLTRAAGAGDAEASRIIHSAGLKIGQVLAGLTNMLCPSHILVGGELAHIGPLMLAGIRQSVYGRAMPLATRKLNVDYTRLGKHSGLRGSLVHSILCHWGLQGG, via the coding sequence ATGCTTGAGAGCTTTCAACTCCCTGCCACCACCCTGCTGGGTGAGGAAACCGAAGTCCTTGCACCCCTGCTGTGGCAGGGGGCCCAGACCCGACAGCAACTGGCTTTTGCCATCCGGCATTCACGCAGCAAACTGGGACAGCTGCTGGACGGTCTGCTCCATGCAGGCTGGGTGGAGGAAATGGGCCAGCGGGATTCTGTGGGAGGGCGCAAAGCCGCGCTTTATGGGCTGAATCCTGCATGTGGGCATCATCTGGGGGTGGAGCTGTCCAGCAGAGAGGTGCGGGTGGTCCTGGCAGATGCTGCTCTGAACATCCTGGAGGTTCAGACTGAGCCCACCCTTCTGACACAGGGACCAGGGGTGGTGATGGCCCGAATCAGGCAGATCATGGATGGACTGCTGAAAACACACCACATCTCACAGGACCAGGTGCTGGGCCTCTCAATGGGTGTGCCCAGCCCAGTCGAGAAACCTTCTGGCTTGCTGGTGGGTCCCAACCTGATGCCAGGTTGGGAGGGCTTTTCTGTTCGAGACGATTTCTCACACCATTACAACATCCCTGTTCATGTGGACAACACCACCAACCTGATGGCCCTGGGAGAACTCTGGCACGCCAGAAGGCAGGGGGAGGGACCTCAATTTGAGTCCTTTCTGGTGCTGAACCTTTCATCCACTTTTGGTGCAGGCATGGTGATTGCAGGTCAACTTTACCGTGGCTCCTCAGGTGGTGCAGGAGAAATCGCCCACATGCCTCTGGACCCCGAGGGACCCCGATGCCACTGTGGTCAGCAAGGCTGCCTGGAACGCATGGCAGGAGCACAGGCCCTGCTGGAACAGGCCACCGAAGCCGGAACCCAGGGAAAGAGCCGCTATTTGCACCACCTGCTTTCCCAGCAAGGTTCTCTCTCACTGCAGGATTTGACCCGGGCAGCAGGAGCAGGAGACGCTGAGGCCAGCCGCATCATCCACTCCGCAGGCCTGAAGATTGGGCAGGTGCTTGCCGGACTGACCAACATGCTGTGCCCTTCCCACATCCTGGTTGGTGGAGAACTGGCCCACATTGGTCCCCTGATGCTGGCCGGAATTCGCCAGAGTGTTTACGGCCGGGCCATGCCCCTCGCCACCCGCAAACTCAATGTGGATTACACCCGTCTGGGAAAGCATTCGGGGCTGAGGGGCAGTCTTGTTCACTCCATACTCTGCCACTGGGGGTTGCAAGGAGGCTGA
- a CDS encoding PHB depolymerase family esterase: MLSTLVSTLLVAGAAQASRLIEPLSEVTVAGTGGEWTTSTITVGGFNLPYQLYTPTTEASGKKLPLIIHLHGSGEAGTENQKQMMVGTRNGPQYFVLPEHQKLQAAYVLAPQTPVEIRWASTGIPEYNLDTTPETVSMTALIALMGELLKSRPDIDPDRVYLAGLSRGGQGVWNAALRHTELFAALVPISGSGSPNHADRLKNMAIWAFHAQDDRTTRVEYTRNMVDAIFHAGGSTRLLRYTEVEFGDHQAGWDTAYGNSQVYRWLIKWRR, from the coding sequence ATGTTGAGCACCCTCGTTTCCACCTTGCTTGTTGCAGGTGCTGCCCAGGCCAGCCGTCTGATTGAGCCTCTCTCTGAAGTGACAGTGGCGGGAACAGGGGGAGAGTGGACCACAAGCACCATCACCGTGGGTGGTTTTAACCTGCCCTATCAGCTTTACACCCCCACCACCGAGGCATCAGGCAAAAAGCTTCCTTTGATCATTCACCTGCATGGCTCTGGCGAAGCCGGGACCGAGAACCAGAAGCAGATGATGGTCGGGACCCGCAATGGACCCCAGTACTTTGTGCTTCCAGAGCACCAGAAACTGCAGGCCGCCTATGTGCTTGCCCCTCAGACACCCGTGGAAATTCGCTGGGCCAGCACCGGGATTCCTGAATACAACCTCGACACCACCCCAGAGACCGTTTCCATGACCGCACTCATTGCATTGATGGGTGAACTCCTGAAATCCAGACCAGACATCGATCCGGACCGTGTCTACCTTGCTGGACTCTCCAGAGGAGGGCAGGGGGTGTGGAATGCTGCTCTGAGGCACACTGAACTGTTTGCAGCCCTGGTGCCCATCAGCGGCTCGGGCAGTCCGAACCATGCAGACCGGCTGAAAAACATGGCCATCTGGGCGTTCCATGCCCAGGATGACCGCACCACCAGGGTGGAGTACACCCGCAACATGGTGGATGCGATTTTCCATGCGGGAGGGAGCACCCGACTGCTCAGGTACACAGAAGTGGAATTTGGAGACCATCAGGCCGGCTGGGACACCGCTTATGGAAACAGTCAGGTGTACCGCTGGCTGATCAAGTGGAGGCGGTAA
- a CDS encoding type I phosphomannose isomerase catalytic subunit — MIRLKAQLHPRVWGGHRLAEGPDQIGEAWVVYGGNTIEGGPHHGVTLDELVHEHRNWLLGSRGEQHPQFPLLIKLLDCQDWLSIQVHPNDEQAVKWHGPGHQGKTEAWHILNAEKDAQVMLGIREGTTPQDLREAILAAQVEPLCEYQNVSVGDTLYIPAGTLHALGPGLLIYEVQQTSDLTYRVFDWDRPQSAGRTLHLEQSAEVTRADLRGEVHPLPDVHGTGVHRLVTSPYFQTELLHLESAVDAQTSGETFHVLTVTQGEVQVKGEDMFHLKPHETVLVPAAPTDYSLVPLTGSARILRSTLP; from the coding sequence ATGATCCGTCTTAAAGCACAACTCCATCCGCGTGTGTGGGGAGGACACCGTCTGGCAGAGGGGCCAGATCAGATCGGTGAAGCCTGGGTGGTTTATGGAGGGAACACCATCGAAGGGGGACCCCACCACGGAGTTACCCTGGATGAACTTGTTCATGAACACAGAAACTGGCTGCTGGGCAGCAGGGGAGAACAGCACCCGCAGTTTCCCCTGCTGATCAAACTGCTCGACTGTCAGGACTGGCTTTCCATTCAGGTGCACCCCAACGACGAACAGGCTGTGAAATGGCATGGTCCCGGTCATCAGGGCAAAACCGAAGCGTGGCACATCCTGAACGCAGAAAAAGATGCACAGGTGATGCTGGGCATCCGGGAAGGCACAACCCCACAGGACCTCAGGGAAGCCATTCTGGCTGCACAGGTCGAGCCCCTGTGCGAATACCAGAACGTCTCTGTCGGAGACACCCTGTACATCCCTGCTGGAACCCTTCATGCCCTGGGACCAGGGCTGCTGATTTATGAGGTTCAGCAAACCAGTGACCTGACCTACAGGGTCTTCGACTGGGACCGCCCACAGAGTGCCGGACGGACCTTGCATCTGGAGCAGTCCGCTGAGGTCACCAGAGCAGACTTGAGAGGTGAAGTGCATCCCCTGCCAGATGTGCATGGAACAGGGGTTCACAGGCTGGTGACGTCTCCCTATTTCCAGACAGAACTTTTGCACCTCGAATCAGCGGTTGATGCACAGACTTCTGGAGAAACGTTTCATGTTCTGACCGTCACTCAGGGAGAAGTGCAGGTGAAGGGAGAGGACATGTTCCACCTGAAGCCTCATGAGACAGTGCTTGTGCCTGCAGCTCCCACCGATTACAGCCTTGTGCCCCTGACAGGTTCTGCCCGGATCTTGCGCTCAACCCTTCCGTGA
- a CDS encoding ROK family protein: MKHPSKFALCLDVGGSHVTAAPIDLTNRTLLETGRVREHIRHFDPLESVIRTWWSALSMAALACEGADISHITVAVPAPFDYAQGISHMTHKYRSLYGEDVGAHLRRNQQYSPLDGIPILFANDADLFALGEHWAGVGQTFDRIIGITLGTGLGSGFIRQGRVITQGQGVPEGGELWNTPYLDVQAERYACGQAVTDFYQHLRGENCTAQEICHRADHGDPHARKAYWLLGEHLSAILLPHAQAFEAQAVVIGGNVSRAWNHFSPALQAGLPGVQVHPSRLLEDATLLGGAALIGTLPEVTR; this comes from the coding sequence ATGAAACACCCATCCAAATTCGCCCTCTGCCTGGATGTCGGGGGAAGCCATGTCACCGCTGCACCCATCGACCTGACCAACCGCACCCTGCTTGAAACCGGGCGGGTGAGAGAACACATTCGACATTTCGACCCTCTGGAAAGTGTCATTCGCACCTGGTGGTCTGCCCTCTCGATGGCTGCACTGGCCTGTGAAGGGGCAGACATTTCACACATCACTGTGGCCGTGCCTGCCCCATTTGACTATGCACAGGGCATTTCACACATGACCCACAAGTACCGCAGCCTGTATGGAGAGGACGTGGGTGCACACCTCAGAAGAAACCAGCAATACAGTCCCCTGGATGGGATTCCCATCCTCTTTGCCAACGACGCTGACCTGTTTGCCCTTGGGGAACACTGGGCAGGGGTGGGCCAGACCTTTGACCGCATCATTGGCATCACACTTGGCACTGGACTGGGCAGTGGATTCATCCGGCAGGGCAGGGTGATCACCCAGGGCCAAGGGGTTCCAGAAGGCGGAGAACTCTGGAACACCCCTTATCTGGATGTCCAGGCAGAACGTTACGCCTGTGGTCAGGCTGTGACGGACTTTTACCAGCACCTCAGAGGAGAAAACTGTACTGCACAGGAGATCTGCCACCGGGCAGATCATGGAGACCCCCATGCCAGAAAAGCCTACTGGCTGCTGGGAGAGCATCTCTCTGCCATCCTGCTTCCCCATGCTCAGGCTTTTGAGGCCCAGGCCGTGGTGATCGGAGGCAACGTTTCACGGGCCTGGAACCATTTCAGCCCTGCTTTGCAGGCAGGCCTCCCGGGTGTGCAGGTGCATCCTTCAAGGTTGCTGGAAGATGCGACCCTGCTCGGAGGTGCAGCCCTGATCGGGACCCTGCCAGAGGTGACCCGATGA
- a CDS encoding LacI family DNA-binding transcriptional regulator yields the protein MTTRARSSSPTIRDIARHAGVSLGTTSRALNNQLGINDELKARVLKAAEELGYDLGNLRQSRTLRRITFIYDRQHNTLSNNPFYSTVLHGVEDACNQEKISLSFTSTNPEESISERIRRTETDALLCVGAFEPEQLQEIRELGIPVALIDLWHPAMSNINSDNFGGAYQLTSLLIQKGYRRIAFICGPESHYSITQRRQGYRYALTTHHIEQDPDLEVFREPIMEETLGTENAVKRLLGLKERPDAIFCWNDSTAIQAIQTCYRHGLKVPEDIAIVGFDDLPTARTAFPPLTTVRIDKEALGRRGVELLLARPDEPTQVIVPTQLILRSSTR from the coding sequence ATGACCACAAGAGCACGCTCCAGCAGTCCCACCATCCGGGACATCGCCCGCCATGCCGGGGTGTCCCTGGGCACCACCTCACGGGCGCTCAACAACCAGCTGGGCATCAACGATGAACTCAAGGCACGGGTGTTAAAGGCCGCCGAAGAACTCGGGTATGACCTGGGCAACCTCAGGCAAAGCAGGACCCTGAGGCGCATCACCTTCATCTATGACCGCCAGCACAACACCCTGTCCAACAACCCCTTCTATTCCACTGTGCTGCATGGAGTGGAAGATGCCTGCAACCAGGAGAAGATCTCCCTGTCTTTCACCTCCACCAATCCGGAAGAAAGCATCAGCGAACGGATTCGTCGCACAGAAACAGATGCCCTGTTGTGTGTGGGGGCTTTTGAGCCTGAACAACTGCAGGAAATCCGTGAACTCGGGATTCCAGTGGCCCTCATTGACCTGTGGCACCCGGCCATGAGCAACATCAACAGTGACAACTTCGGGGGGGCTTATCAGCTGACGTCTCTTTTGATCCAGAAAGGCTACAGACGGATTGCCTTCATCTGCGGGCCAGAGTCCCATTACTCGATCACCCAGCGCAGGCAGGGATACCGGTACGCCCTGACCACCCATCACATCGAGCAGGACCCGGATCTCGAAGTGTTCCGTGAACCCATCATGGAAGAGACCCTGGGGACGGAAAATGCTGTGAAACGGCTGCTCGGTCTGAAAGAACGTCCAGATGCAATTTTCTGCTGGAACGACAGCACAGCCATCCAGGCCATCCAGACCTGCTACAGGCACGGCCTGAAGGTGCCCGAAGACATTGCCATTGTGGGCTTCGATGACCTGCCCACCGCCAGAACTGCGTTTCCACCCCTCACCACCGTCCGGATCGACAAAGAAGCCCTGGGTCGCCGTGGGGTGGAACTCCTGCTGGCCCGACCTGATGAACCCACGCAGGTGATTGTGCCCACCCAGCTGATCCTTCGTTCCAGCACCCGTTGA
- a CDS encoding ABC transporter substrate-binding protein: MKRQTLITLALATLASPALAKDTVTIWYPWGDADGQTILDAAAEYNKAQDNVTIKAVLVSGAGIQGTSQGKFLTAVASGQAPDAVLYWGQDVLPGLASIGALMPLNDILSKAGIKGSNFNSTAWKAMQFGGKTYGVPEMSNVMMLYYNKDLFKAAGLDPNKPPKTIEELDAYADKLTVKKGKDIDVMGFIPWIAQGNAALWTGAFGGSFLNSKTKKSDLTNAGTLKALQWQATYIKKYGADELNRFQGSLGNLAASSGSDPFIAGKIAMEVNGQWHAGFIKRYGAKLNYGVAPVPMPKGARYPNSFTVGNTWMIPKGSKNALEALKFIAWFSDARRSAAVADKVFNISPVKGAPELQKVADEPVMKLATELLSKGRTYTLPPLVDLLAVNNELTSAFQAVQLGKTDPRTALETAQKNVEKAAAQGR; this comes from the coding sequence ATGAAGCGTCAAACCCTGATCACCCTTGCCCTGGCCACCCTCGCAAGCCCCGCACTGGCCAAAGACACCGTCACCATCTGGTATCCCTGGGGAGATGCCGATGGACAGACCATCCTGGACGCCGCCGCCGAATACAACAAGGCCCAGGACAACGTGACCATCAAAGCCGTGCTGGTCAGTGGAGCAGGCATTCAGGGCACCTCACAGGGCAAATTCCTGACCGCCGTGGCTTCTGGGCAGGCCCCCGACGCCGTGCTGTACTGGGGTCAGGACGTGCTGCCCGGTCTGGCCAGCATCGGCGCACTGATGCCCCTGAACGACATCCTCAGCAAAGCCGGCATCAAAGGCAGCAACTTCAACAGCACCGCCTGGAAAGCCATGCAATTTGGCGGCAAGACCTACGGCGTTCCCGAGATGTCCAACGTGATGATGCTGTATTACAACAAGGACCTCTTCAAAGCTGCGGGCCTCGACCCCAACAAGCCCCCCAAAACCATTGAAGAACTCGATGCCTACGCCGACAAACTGACCGTCAAGAAAGGCAAGGACATCGACGTGATGGGCTTCATTCCATGGATCGCCCAGGGCAACGCCGCCCTGTGGACCGGAGCTTTTGGCGGCAGCTTCCTGAACAGCAAAACCAAAAAGTCTGACCTGACCAACGCAGGCACCCTCAAAGCCCTGCAATGGCAGGCCACCTACATCAAGAAGTACGGTGCAGACGAACTCAACCGCTTCCAGGGCAGCCTCGGAAATTTAGCCGCTTCCAGTGGAAGTGATCCTTTCATCGCAGGGAAGATCGCCATGGAAGTCAACGGTCAGTGGCACGCTGGATTCATCAAGCGCTACGGAGCCAAACTGAACTACGGTGTGGCCCCCGTGCCGATGCCCAAAGGTGCCCGTTACCCCAACTCCTTCACCGTCGGAAACACCTGGATGATTCCCAAGGGCAGCAAAAACGCCCTGGAAGCCCTCAAATTCATCGCATGGTTCAGCGATGCCAGACGAAGTGCAGCCGTCGCAGACAAGGTGTTCAACATCTCCCCGGTCAAGGGCGCACCTGAGCTGCAGAAAGTGGCAGACGAGCCCGTGATGAAACTCGCCACCGAACTGCTCTCCAAGGGCCGCACCTACACCCTGCCCCCCCTGGTGGACCTGCTGGCCGTGAACAACGAACTGACCAGTGCCTTCCAGGCCGTGCAACTCGGCAAGACCGATCCCAGAACCGCCCTGGAAACCGCCCAGAAGAACGTCGAGAAAGCCGCCGCACAGGGACGCTGA
- a CDS encoding cellulase family glycosylhydrolase codes for MKLPQLISFALLASSWGHAATYPVTFPHSPAKGWTVDWVSTDTGEVIHSQPWPEQGGVLTSPEVKRDVFARARAPQVDREALPTVENCAGVQLRNQGWCKDGLAFLPIGMNRRQLYYPFTNRNQWTAETYMKELQKRGGNTFRVFSMPEFESPAGTYDDFALSAYDQMLTVADGLGINIIFSLIDLAAMYSDFSGDPYSVFNGGPFEKHQDIYGSEKGLELLKNRIQFLVEKLHHHKSIIAWEIGNEADIISEKSENGKKQTERVMLQLARHIKEIDPSKKPVTASLLAEVVWPEVFASKDIDFIQYHSYATSNSEVLPGVLRNDAEQSQKFGKHVLIGEYGAYRADPERNTFLKTGLWAAMSQGMSIFPWVSGSDAFGELFDEDLDLYAPLSKVASKVNWTRPLKLRNFDFSAPGATVLASQLGNEEVLIYVHPQR; via the coding sequence ATGAAACTGCCTCAGCTGATCTCCTTTGCCCTTCTTGCCAGCAGCTGGGGTCATGCCGCCACGTATCCCGTCACCTTCCCCCACAGTCCAGCAAAAGGCTGGACTGTGGACTGGGTGAGCACGGACACCGGTGAAGTGATCCACTCCCAGCCGTGGCCCGAACAGGGTGGGGTGCTCACCTCACCAGAAGTCAAACGTGACGTTTTCGCCCGTGCCCGTGCCCCCCAGGTGGACAGAGAAGCCCTCCCAACCGTGGAAAACTGCGCAGGAGTGCAACTCAGGAACCAGGGCTGGTGCAAAGACGGACTGGCCTTCTTGCCCATCGGCATGAACCGAAGGCAGCTGTACTACCCCTTCACCAACCGCAACCAGTGGACCGCCGAGACCTACATGAAAGAACTCCAGAAACGGGGCGGCAACACCTTCCGGGTCTTCAGCATGCCCGAGTTTGAGAGTCCTGCAGGCACTTACGATGACTTCGCCCTCTCCGCCTACGACCAGATGCTCACGGTTGCAGATGGGCTCGGCATCAACATCATCTTCAGCCTGATCGACCTGGCCGCCATGTATTCCGATTTTTCTGGAGATCCCTACAGCGTGTTCAACGGAGGTCCTTTTGAAAAACACCAGGACATTTATGGGAGCGAAAAAGGCCTGGAACTGCTGAAAAACCGCATTCAATTTTTGGTGGAAAAACTCCACCACCACAAGAGCATCATTGCCTGGGAGATCGGCAACGAGGCCGACATCATCTCCGAAAAAAGTGAAAATGGAAAAAAACAGACCGAACGGGTGATGCTCCAGCTTGCCCGTCATATCAAAGAGATCGACCCCTCGAAAAAGCCCGTGACCGCATCCCTGCTCGCAGAGGTGGTCTGGCCCGAGGTGTTTGCCAGCAAGGACATCGACTTCATCCAGTACCACAGTTACGCCACCAGCAACAGCGAAGTGCTGCCCGGCGTCCTGAGAAACGATGCAGAACAGAGCCAGAAGTTTGGCAAGCACGTTTTGATCGGTGAATACGGTGCTTACCGTGCAGACCCGGAGCGCAACACCTTCCTGAAAACCGGCCTGTGGGCCGCGATGAGCCAGGGCATGAGCATCTTCCCCTGGGTTTCCGGATCAGACGCCTTCGGGGAACTGTTCGACGAGGACCTCGACCTGTATGCTCCCCTCTCAAAAGTGGCCTCGAAGGTCAACTGGACTCGCCCTTTAAAGCTGCGCAATTTTGATTTCAGCGCTCCTGGAGCGACTGTGCTTGCCTCTCAACTCGGCAATGAGGAGGTGCTGATTTATGTCCACCCACAACGCTAG
- a CDS encoding carbohydrate ABC transporter permease, which produces MSTHNARSPYTHDRRSRKKMWNNLFLGLAFISPWIIGFLSLVLYPFASSLYFSFTSYNILNEPQWVGMQNYQNLIGDARWVTSVKNTMYYVLVCVPIGVVLAIALSVLYHQKMPGRTLMRTLMYVPLIVPPVATGILWLWMFKPIGGLFNTVLAWFGIQGPTWLGDTDWAKISLIIIAQWGVGGNVLLLLAALADVPRQLYEAAEIDGASIWHRFWHITLPMISPVVLFITITGLISAFQAFTEAFIVSGGQGGPADSTLFYSLYIYQKAFRDFDMGYASALSWVLFLGILVFTGLIFRLSKKWVVYDRA; this is translated from the coding sequence ATGTCCACCCACAACGCTAGAAGCCCTTACACCCACGACAGGAGAAGCCGCAAGAAAATGTGGAACAACCTGTTTCTGGGGCTGGCCTTCATCTCCCCCTGGATCATCGGCTTTCTGTCCCTGGTGCTCTACCCCTTCGCCTCCTCCCTGTACTTCTCGTTCACCAGTTACAACATCCTGAACGAGCCCCAGTGGGTCGGGATGCAGAACTACCAGAACCTGATCGGTGACGCCAGGTGGGTCACCTCGGTCAAGAACACCATGTATTACGTGCTGGTCTGTGTCCCCATCGGGGTGGTGCTCGCCATTGCCTTATCGGTCCTTTACCACCAGAAAATGCCCGGACGCACCCTCATGCGAACCCTGATGTACGTGCCCCTGATCGTGCCTCCTGTCGCCACCGGGATTCTGTGGCTCTGGATGTTCAAACCCATCGGGGGACTGTTCAACACCGTGCTGGCGTGGTTTGGCATTCAGGGTCCCACCTGGCTTGGAGACACCGACTGGGCCAAGATCTCCCTGATCATCATCGCCCAGTGGGGGGTGGGCGGAAACGTGCTCCTGCTGCTCGCAGCACTGGCAGACGTTCCCAGACAGCTGTATGAAGCCGCAGAAATCGATGGGGCCTCCATCTGGCACCGCTTCTGGCACATCACCCTCCCGATGATCAGTCCAGTCGTCCTGTTCATCACCATCACGGGTCTGATCAGTGCGTTCCAGGCGTTCACCGAGGCGTTCATTGTCAGTGGCGGTCAGGGCGGACCTGCAGACTCCACCCTCTTCTACTCCCTGTACATCTACCAGAAAGCCTTCCGCGACTTCGACATGGGATACGCCTCCGCCCTGTCCTGGGTGCTGTTCCTGGGGATTCTGGTCTTCACCGGACTGATTTTCCGCCTCAGCAAGAAATGGGTGGTTTATGACCGAGCTTAA
- a CDS encoding carbohydrate ABC transporter permease, whose translation MTELKDTSSRSFVSVNQSRLTGTVIAFIVASLITLSFAVPLYWMIVTSLKGDAEVFLNPPTAYPHTVVWENYTKALNNIPFFDYLRNTLYYAVFSSIGSCLSSALVAYGFSKIRWVGREWVFNIVLATMLLPGAVTMIPTYLIFRDLGWTGTLLPLIVPSFFGSAYYIFLMRQFIQTMPDELAEAARIDGCSEFGIFSRIIFPLIKPALAVVFLQQFLLAFKDFMGPLIYLNDPSQYTLSLGLQQFQGANGQEWGPLMACATIFTLPLFVLFFFTQRYFVEGVTFTGIKG comes from the coding sequence ATGACCGAGCTTAAAGACACCTCCAGCCGCAGTTTTGTCTCTGTGAACCAGAGCCGCCTCACCGGAACCGTGATTGCGTTCATCGTGGCCAGCCTGATCACCCTGAGTTTCGCTGTGCCCCTGTACTGGATGATCGTGACCTCCCTCAAAGGAGATGCAGAGGTGTTCCTCAACCCACCCACCGCCTATCCCCACACTGTGGTCTGGGAGAACTACACCAAAGCCCTCAACAACATCCCGTTTTTTGATTACCTGAGAAACACCCTGTACTACGCCGTGTTCTCCAGCATCGGAAGCTGCCTGTCCAGCGCCCTCGTCGCATACGGTTTCTCTAAAATTCGCTGGGTGGGTCGGGAATGGGTCTTCAACATCGTGCTCGCCACCATGCTCTTGCCCGGAGCCGTGACCATGATCCCCACCTACCTGATCTTCCGGGACCTGGGCTGGACCGGAACGCTCCTCCCCCTGATCGTACCCTCCTTCTTTGGCAGTGCATACTACATCTTCCTGATGCGGCAATTCATCCAGACCATGCCCGATGAACTCGCAGAAGCCGCCCGCATCGATGGTTGCTCAGAATTCGGGATCTTTTCCCGGATCATCTTCCCCCTGATCAAACCTGCCCTCGCCGTGGTCTTCCTGCAACAGTTCCTGCTGGCCTTCAAGGACTTCATGGGACCCCTGATCTACCTGAACGACCCCTCGCAGTACACCCTGTCGCTGGGCCTGCAGCAATTCCAGGGGGCCAACGGCCAGGAATGGGGACCATTGATGGCCTGCGCCACCATCTTCACCCTGCCTCTCTTTGTTCTGTTCTTCTTCACCCAGCGCTACTTCGTGGAAGGCGTGACGTTTACGGGGATCAAAGGGTGA
- a CDS encoding cellulase family glycosylhydrolase, which yields MKHFSRMILCTLLMGGAALAEGFVTRSQTQPWMLELDGKPFIPYGLNRFAVMKPGNNRDDWSLEQYIRHAANRGVNTLRIFVPEPEFESPLGQYDSEQVRRLDQTVQLAEKYNVKLIVCLFDHWVFRNVLDTSMYGSPNGGPLKTGKEFYTSEAARAHQAKRIQFIVSRYKDSPAILAWEPMNELNGVSADYPGQHEEAMDWLHFAVAEIKKIDPKHLITESLTGDVRWEELWSDPVIDLVQIHTYRDVRNPDRAATVARNYIRWAQETFQKPSMVGEYAPLKAVDGQTRADFITAAMLASYASGGSSLLWTHKNDEFGDVTDEEWAAYQRLGFLPDLFAQAGPQGDVPTEGGYAFRYGPTVAAYAAGGHLKVTVPFQKFSVRFYDPEGRKWVKSAMQNTFTVSEGTFVLFEEQP from the coding sequence GTGAAACATTTTTCTCGCATGATCCTCTGCACCCTCCTGATGGGGGGTGCAGCCCTGGCGGAAGGTTTCGTGACACGCTCACAGACCCAGCCCTGGATGCTGGAACTGGATGGCAAACCTTTCATTCCTTACGGCCTGAACCGTTTTGCAGTGATGAAACCCGGCAACAACCGGGACGACTGGTCCCTGGAGCAGTACATCCGGCACGCCGCCAACCGGGGGGTGAACACCCTGCGCATCTTCGTTCCAGAGCCAGAATTTGAATCCCCCCTCGGGCAATATGACAGTGAACAGGTGAGGCGTCTGGACCAGACCGTGCAGCTTGCTGAGAAGTACAACGTGAAGCTGATCGTGTGCCTGTTTGACCACTGGGTGTTCCGCAACGTGCTGGACACCAGCATGTATGGATCGCCCAACGGCGGACCTTTGAAAACGGGCAAGGAGTTTTACACCAGCGAGGCGGCCCGTGCCCACCAGGCAAAGCGCATTCAGTTCATTGTGTCCCGCTACAAGGACAGCCCGGCCATCCTGGCCTGGGAACCCATGAATGAACTGAACGGGGTCTCTGCAGATTATCCGGGCCAGCATGAAGAGGCCATGGACTGGCTGCATTTTGCCGTTGCAGAAATCAAAAAAATCGACCCGAAACACCTGATCACCGAGAGCCTGACCGGAGATGTGCGCTGGGAGGAATTGTGGAGTGATCCGGTGATTGATCTGGTTCAGATCCACACCTACCGGGATGTGCGCAATCCGGACCGCGCGGCCACGGTGGCCCGCAATTACATCCGGTGGGCACAGGAAACCTTCCAGAAGCCCAGCATGGTCGGAGAGTACGCCCCTCTGAAAGCTGTGGACGGGCAGACCCGTGCTGATTTCATCACTGCCGCGATGCTGGCCTCTTATGCCAGTGGGGGCAGCAGCCTCCTGTGGACCCACAAGAACGACGAGTTCGGAGATGTCACCGATGAGGAGTGGGCGGCCTACCAGCGGCTGGGTTTCCTGCCAGACCTCTTTGCCCAGGCTGGACCCCAGGGGGATGTGCCCACCGAAGGGGGTTACGCTTTCCGCTATGGTCCCACCGTGGCAGCTTATGCTGCAGGAGGCCACCTGAAAGTCACTGTGCCATTCCAGAAATTCTCTGTGCGTTTTTACGACCCTGAGGGCCGCAAGTGGGTCAAATCTGCCATGCAGAACACCTTCACGGTTTCCGAAGGCACCTTTGTGCTGTTTGAAGAGCAGCCCTGA